One part of the Streptomyces lienomycini genome encodes these proteins:
- a CDS encoding TetR/AcrR family transcriptional regulator C-terminal domain-containing protein: protein MNRETVVTEALNLLDDVGLETVSTRRLAKRLGVEQPSLYYHFRTKSDLLAAMAQAAMAPHANAPLPSPEDNWRAWFLENSRSFRRTLLMRRDGARLHAGSTPTGDLGRIRHKMAFLASSGVPELQAQMAMLAAGRYTVGCVLEEQADAEQQTGDTLPDDVPALDHEVAFEAGLALILGGLEQHTTASGPASAPPSPM from the coding sequence ATGAACCGTGAGACCGTCGTCACAGAGGCGCTGAATCTCCTGGACGACGTCGGCCTGGAAACGGTCAGCACCCGACGGCTCGCCAAGCGCCTCGGTGTCGAACAACCGTCGCTCTATTACCACTTCCGGACCAAGAGCGACCTGCTCGCGGCCATGGCACAGGCGGCCATGGCCCCGCACGCCAACGCCCCGCTCCCCTCCCCCGAGGACAACTGGCGTGCGTGGTTCCTGGAGAACTCCCGCAGCTTCCGCCGCACACTCCTGATGCGACGCGACGGCGCCCGACTGCACGCCGGCAGCACTCCCACTGGCGACCTCGGCCGGATCCGCCACAAGATGGCCTTCCTGGCCTCCTCCGGCGTACCCGAGCTGCAGGCGCAGATGGCGATGCTGGCCGCAGGCCGGTACACGGTCGGCTGCGTCCTGGAAGAACAGGCAGACGCAGAGCAGCAGACGGGCGACACCCTCCCGGACGACGTCCCCGCACTCGACCACGAGGTGGCCTTCGAGGCGGGCCTCGCGCTCATCCTCGGCGGCCTCGAACAGCACACCACGGCCTCCGGCCCGGCCTCCGCTCCACCGTCGCCGATGTGA
- a CDS encoding FAD-dependent monooxygenase — protein MTNGITRRSLRILVAGGGITGHALAFWLTRDGHRVTVVERFPAPRAAGAQVDLRGQGIEAVARMGLLETVRGRLVDEAGVAFIDSRGKPKATIMANTSGRGRQSLTSEYAIMRGDLVRILYEATRNDTEYVFGRSVDGFVQDADRVTAHFSDGTSDEYDLLVGADGQGSRVRRALLPEGADPYWRVGIHMAYWFVPRIASDSNIRDTYMVPGGRQIMRRSHNATETQVYFVLREESAKASAIHRAPVEQQQKFWADRFRDAGWQTGRFIEGMQDSPFFYSQEIVQVRTDRWYKGRVVLAGDAAHCASPYSGMGISGGLVGAYVLAGEINRHPDDLPTALADYQRVLRPFVDEIQDEVDPRILRLGMPKHGHAISAFQNATALACFFHLPDLVARFSRKDRGGGWQLPAYADTRAV, from the coding sequence ATGACGAACGGGATCACGAGGCGTTCGCTGCGCATCCTCGTCGCCGGCGGCGGCATCACCGGGCATGCGCTGGCCTTCTGGCTCACCCGTGACGGTCACCGGGTGACGGTCGTCGAACGCTTCCCGGCGCCGCGTGCCGCAGGTGCGCAGGTCGACCTTCGCGGCCAGGGCATCGAGGCGGTCGCGCGCATGGGACTGCTGGAAACGGTGCGGGGCCGGCTGGTGGACGAGGCGGGTGTGGCCTTCATCGACTCGCGCGGCAAGCCGAAGGCGACGATCATGGCGAACACCTCCGGCAGAGGCCGCCAGTCCCTGACTTCTGAGTACGCAATCATGCGCGGCGACCTGGTCCGCATCCTGTACGAGGCGACCAGGAACGACACCGAGTACGTCTTCGGCAGGAGCGTCGACGGTTTCGTCCAGGACGCAGACCGGGTCACCGCGCACTTCTCGGACGGGACCAGTGACGAGTACGACCTGCTGGTCGGCGCCGACGGGCAAGGTTCACGCGTCCGCCGGGCCCTGCTGCCGGAAGGCGCGGATCCGTACTGGCGCGTGGGCATCCACATGGCCTACTGGTTCGTGCCGCGTATCGCCTCGGACAGCAACATCCGTGACACCTACATGGTCCCGGGCGGTCGGCAGATCATGCGGCGCAGCCACAACGCGACCGAGACCCAGGTCTACTTCGTGCTGCGCGAGGAGTCGGCAAAAGCGTCCGCGATCCACCGCGCTCCCGTCGAGCAACAGCAGAAGTTCTGGGCCGACCGGTTCCGGGACGCCGGATGGCAGACCGGCCGGTTCATCGAGGGCATGCAGGACAGCCCGTTCTTCTACTCCCAGGAGATCGTCCAGGTGCGCACCGACCGCTGGTACAAGGGCCGGGTGGTCCTGGCGGGGGACGCCGCGCACTGCGCTTCCCCCTACAGCGGCATGGGAATCTCCGGCGGTCTGGTCGGCGCCTACGTCCTGGCCGGGGAGATCAACCGGCACCCGGACGACCTGCCGACCGCGCTGGCCGACTACCAACGAGTCCTGCGGCCCTTCGTCGACGAGATCCAGGACGAGGTCGATCCCCGCATCCTGCGCCTGGGCATGCCCAAGCATGGGCACGCCATCAGCGCCTTCCAGAATGCCACCGCGCTGGCCTGCTTCTTCCACCTGCCCGACCTGGTCGCGCGGTTCTCCAGGAAGGACCGCGGCGGTGGCTGGCAGCTGCCCGCCTACGCCGACACGCGCGCCGTCTGA
- a CDS encoding monooxygenase, with protein sequence MDTDVIIVGAGPTGLMLACELTLAGVRTRILERRTEPQRDSRALSLHPRSVELMDQRGLLDRFLPLGRTVPGWHFAGLRTRLDFSALDSRHGYTLFLAQARTEAVLEERARELGVEIGRGHEVLGLSQDDDGVGVEVRIPGGGTETVRCLYAVGCDGGRSVVRQAAEIGFPGTDETLTGVLGDFAVVDPQPGALDAARAGGVIVAPLEGGVTRLVYLDPERIRVPAREPVTLEEFRTSLARITGSDYGIAEPRWLSRFGNATRLAERYRAGRVLVAGDAAHIHFPAAGQGLNTGLQDAMNLGWKLAAAVHGWAPPGLLDSYDAERRPVGQSVTENTEVQTLLAELTLVAQYQRPAAALRTLLDQLLGMTEVNRRLADQVSALGTSYPPPAAGADPLVGRRMPDVGLTTAGAEATRVYELLTQGRFVLLSLAGDPALRESVDAGWDPRVTAVTANQYDEHADLDGVIEVLVRPDGHVAWATRTTDCGVRRDERVQALTAWAGAPG encoded by the coding sequence ATGGACACCGATGTGATCATCGTGGGCGCGGGACCGACCGGGCTGATGCTCGCGTGCGAGCTGACACTGGCGGGCGTACGGACTCGTATCCTGGAGCGCCGCACCGAACCGCAGCGCGATTCGCGGGCGCTGAGCCTGCACCCGCGCAGCGTTGAACTGATGGACCAGCGAGGGCTGCTCGACCGGTTCCTTCCGCTCGGCCGCACCGTGCCGGGCTGGCACTTCGCGGGCCTGCGCACCCGGCTGGACTTCAGCGCCCTCGACTCCCGGCACGGCTACACCCTCTTCCTGGCCCAGGCGCGCACCGAGGCGGTCCTCGAGGAGCGGGCGCGCGAGCTCGGAGTGGAGATCGGCCGGGGGCACGAGGTCCTCGGCCTGAGCCAGGACGACGACGGGGTCGGGGTGGAGGTGCGTATCCCCGGCGGCGGCACGGAGACCGTCCGTTGCCTCTACGCGGTCGGGTGTGACGGCGGGCGCAGCGTCGTGCGGCAGGCCGCGGAGATCGGCTTCCCCGGCACCGACGAGACCCTGACCGGGGTACTCGGCGACTTCGCGGTCGTCGACCCACAGCCCGGTGCCCTTGATGCGGCACGGGCCGGCGGCGTGATCGTCGCGCCGCTGGAGGGAGGGGTCACCCGTTTGGTCTACCTGGACCCGGAGCGGATACGCGTGCCGGCCAGGGAGCCCGTGACGCTGGAGGAGTTCCGTACGTCACTGGCCCGGATCACCGGCTCCGACTACGGGATCGCCGAGCCTCGCTGGCTGTCGCGCTTCGGCAACGCCACCCGGCTCGCGGAGCGTTACCGCGCGGGACGCGTCCTGGTGGCGGGCGACGCCGCCCACATCCACTTCCCCGCAGCCGGCCAGGGGCTCAACACCGGGCTCCAGGACGCCATGAACCTGGGGTGGAAGCTGGCCGCCGCGGTGCACGGCTGGGCCCCGCCCGGACTGCTCGACAGTTACGACGCGGAACGCCGGCCGGTCGGCCAGTCGGTGACCGAGAACACCGAGGTCCAGACCCTGCTGGCGGAGCTGACACTGGTCGCGCAGTACCAGCGCCCGGCCGCGGCCCTGCGCACACTCCTCGACCAGCTGCTGGGCATGACGGAGGTCAACCGCCGACTCGCCGACCAGGTCTCCGCGCTCGGCACCAGCTACCCGCCGCCCGCCGCGGGCGCCGATCCGTTGGTGGGGCGCCGTATGCCCGACGTCGGGCTGACCACCGCCGGTGCGGAGGCGACGCGAGTGTACGAACTGCTCACCCAGGGCCGCTTCGTTCTGCTGTCCCTGGCCGGGGACCCTGCCCTTCGGGAGTCCGTCGACGCGGGCTGGGACCCGCGGGTCACAGCCGTCACCGCGAACCAGTACGACGAACACGCCGACCTCGACGGTGTGATCGAGGTTCTCGTCCGTCCCGACGGCCACGTCGCCTGGGCCACCCGTACCACCGACTGCGGAGTACGCCGTGACGAGCGGGTCCAGGCACTGACCGCGTGGGCGGGTGCGCCCGGCTGA
- a CDS encoding TetR/AcrR family transcriptional regulator: MNSSSSPNRGRPARLNQERTLQTALDLLNESGLDALTMRRLADALGVQAGALYRYFATKHDLLTAMAERMLDGVADAAGPTTDSDWSEKAADLIRALRTALLAHRDGARVFAGTHPTGPNTLGFSERLIGVLREAGFSDSEAARALYTVANFTVGHTLEEQAAHYPGDEEPTDAGALHEAVAAGAYPHLAATLPVLAGTDFTTNFEFGLRLLLDGLRALQH, from the coding sequence ATGAACTCCTCGTCAAGCCCAAACAGAGGCCGACCTGCTCGACTCAACCAGGAACGCACCCTCCAGACCGCCCTCGACCTGCTGAACGAGTCCGGCCTCGACGCGCTGACCATGCGCCGGCTTGCCGATGCACTGGGCGTCCAGGCCGGCGCGCTGTACCGCTACTTCGCGACCAAACATGACCTGCTCACCGCGATGGCGGAACGCATGCTCGACGGCGTCGCCGACGCCGCCGGGCCGACGACGGACAGCGACTGGAGCGAGAAGGCGGCGGACCTCATCCGCGCGCTGCGTACAGCCCTGCTCGCCCACCGCGACGGCGCACGTGTCTTCGCCGGCACCCACCCGACCGGCCCGAACACCCTGGGCTTCTCCGAACGCCTCATCGGCGTGCTGCGCGAGGCGGGCTTCAGCGACAGCGAAGCGGCGCGGGCGCTTTACACGGTGGCCAACTTCACCGTCGGCCACACTTTGGAGGAACAGGCCGCCCACTACCCAGGGGACGAGGAGCCCACCGATGCGGGGGCCCTGCACGAGGCAGTAGCGGCAGGGGCGTATCCCCATCTCGCCGCCACCCTGCCGGTACTCGCCGGCACGGACTTCACGACGAACTTCGAGTTCGGCCTGCGACTGCTCCTGGACGGACTGCGCGCCCTCCAGCACTGA
- a CDS encoding nuclear transport factor 2-like protein has protein sequence MTRAAPTTRATVRAYHQARFRGDIPAAVRTLAEPFHFQSPLLTSDSPHHHLSGLDSFLGIVSGVDLISELYGESEAILLYDVHTSVSAIGTQRTAEHFHFTDGRIDTIRLIFDATAWHDVMRAVTPP, from the coding sequence ATGACAAGGGCCGCGCCCACGACGCGCGCCACCGTCCGCGCCTACCACCAGGCCCGGTTCCGCGGCGACATCCCTGCCGCCGTTCGAACCCTTGCTGAGCCCTTCCACTTCCAGAGCCCCCTGCTGACTTCCGACAGCCCGCACCACCACCTCAGCGGGCTGGACTCGTTCCTGGGGATCGTGAGCGGCGTCGATCTGATCAGCGAACTGTACGGCGAGAGCGAAGCCATCCTGCTCTACGACGTCCACACCTCGGTCTCGGCCATCGGAACCCAGCGCACAGCCGAACACTTTCACTTCACGGACGGCCGGATCGACACCATCCGCCTCATCTTCGACGCCACTGCCTGGCACGACGTCATGCGGGCAGTCACCCCGCCCTGA
- a CDS encoding MarR family winged helix-turn-helix transcriptional regulator, with translation MKHVTNLAELACDADGLLHDPQVRASMAEFTAGGDILRLETAAAARAAHRSVERLRAHGSEGRGLSTGAVDVLIRLRTLGTAGAHLGDLARSAGMTARNATGLVDTLECQGLVRRDPDPADRRSVVARITPAGLTWLDDFRAPTQRAMAALFHGFTDTELHQLRHLCLRLVQNQQRIATHLTATERNIPA, from the coding sequence ATGAAGCACGTAACTAATTTGGCCGAGCTCGCCTGCGACGCGGACGGGCTGCTCCATGATCCCCAAGTCCGCGCGTCGATGGCCGAGTTCACGGCGGGAGGCGACATCCTCCGTCTGGAGACGGCGGCTGCCGCGCGCGCTGCGCACAGGTCCGTCGAGCGGCTTCGCGCACACGGCTCAGAAGGCCGTGGCCTCAGCACTGGAGCCGTCGACGTCCTGATCCGCCTGCGCACTCTCGGGACGGCCGGTGCGCATCTCGGCGACCTCGCACGCTCCGCGGGCATGACTGCCCGCAACGCCACCGGCCTAGTCGACACGCTCGAATGCCAAGGACTCGTCCGGCGCGACCCCGACCCCGCAGACCGCCGATCCGTCGTCGCCCGTATCACCCCCGCCGGCCTGACGTGGCTGGACGACTTCCGAGCGCCGACGCAGAGGGCGATGGCGGCGCTGTTCCACGGATTCACCGACACCGAACTCCACCAGCTCCGCCACCTTTGCCTGCGCCTCGTTCAGAACCAGCAGCGCATCGCCACCCACCTCACTGCTACCGAAAGAAACATCCCCGCATGA
- a CDS encoding phenylalanine 4-monooxygenase, whose product MRTPIATDGRLDAAAKHPGLSDPRYLLRRRAIASLARGHRVGAPSPRVDYTEAEHRTWRTVHQRLWNAQREHACRAALDAREQAPVPADHIPQHAEVGLHLRALTGFDFTVAGGVVGNKRFLGSMADGYFHAVQFVRHPAVPMFTPEPDIIHDVFGHGIHLASPAFADVYRLIGDAAMRVQNKDVLQMISDVYWFTLEYGILDEAGIPKAYGAALLSSAGEICRLRQARIRPLDIRAMLATKYDISGYQPVLFSARSLDEVTTTLDGFLSALDDDSAPRYGRTAEP is encoded by the coding sequence GTGCGTACGCCGATCGCGACCGACGGCCGGCTCGACGCGGCCGCCAAGCACCCTGGCCTCAGTGACCCCCGCTACCTGCTGCGGCGTCGGGCCATCGCTTCGCTGGCCCGCGGACACCGGGTCGGTGCCCCCTCCCCACGAGTGGACTACACCGAGGCCGAGCACCGGACCTGGCGGACCGTCCACCAGCGGCTCTGGAACGCCCAACGTGAGCATGCTTGCCGTGCCGCCCTCGACGCCCGTGAACAGGCGCCCGTTCCGGCGGACCACATCCCGCAGCACGCCGAAGTCGGGCTGCACCTGCGCGCGCTGACGGGCTTCGACTTCACCGTCGCGGGCGGTGTGGTCGGCAACAAGAGGTTCCTGGGGTCGATGGCCGACGGCTACTTCCACGCCGTGCAATTCGTCCGCCACCCGGCCGTACCGATGTTCACCCCCGAACCGGACATCATCCATGACGTCTTCGGTCACGGAATCCACCTGGCCTCGCCCGCCTTCGCCGACGTCTACCGGCTGATCGGCGACGCGGCCATGCGCGTCCAGAACAAGGACGTCCTCCAGATGATCAGCGACGTGTACTGGTTCACTTTGGAGTACGGAATCCTCGACGAGGCAGGCATACCCAAGGCATACGGGGCAGCTCTGCTCTCCTCCGCCGGGGAGATCTGCCGCCTGCGGCAGGCCCGGATCCGTCCACTGGACATCCGCGCAATGCTGGCCACCAAGTACGACATCTCCGGGTACCAGCCAGTACTCTTCAGCGCCCGCAGCCTTGACGAGGTCACCACCACCCTGGACGGCTTCCTGTCGGCGCTCGACGACGACAGCGCACCGCGCTACGGACGGACCGCGGAGCCCTGA
- a CDS encoding IS5 family transposase (programmed frameshift), which yields MGKRQSRPWVVSDELWSLIEPLLPVPGPKLVEGRPRVPDRQALCGILFVLHTGIQWEYLPQELGFGSGMTCWRRLAAWNEAGVWDGLHLVLLQRLRAAKKLDWSRAVIDSSHVRAARRGPKSGPSPVDRARPGSKHHVLTDGQGIPLAVSLTGGNRNDVTQLLPLLDKVPAVAGVVGRPRHRPDALLADRGYDHDKYRRLLRQRGIRPVIAERGVEHGSGLGVFRYVIERTIAWLHGFRRLRIRWERRDDIHEAFLGLATCLITHRHVQRLC from the exons GTGGGGAAACGACAGTCGCGGCCCTGGGTCGTGTCGGATGAACTGTGGTCGCTCATCGAGCCGTTGCTGCCCGTGCCGGGTCCGAAGCTGGTGGAGGGCAGGCCGCGGGTCCCGGACCGGCAGGCACTGTGCGGGATCCTGTTCGTGCTGCACACCGGCATCCAGTGGGAGTACCTGCCCCAGGAGCTGGGCTTCGGCTCGGGGATGACGTGCTGGCGGCGCCTGGCCGCCTGGAACGAAGCCGGCGTGTGGGACGGACTGCACCTGGTGCTGCTGCAGAGGCTGCGGGCCGCGAAGAAGCTCGACTGGTCCCGGGCGGTGATCGACTCCTCCCACGTACGGGCCGCTCGGCGCGGCC CCAAAAGCGGGCCCAGCCCGGTCGACCGCGCACGACCGGGCAGCAAGCACCACGTCCTCACCGACGGCCAGGGCATCCCGCTCGCGGTGTCGCTGACCGGCGGAAACCGCAACGACGTCACCCAGCTGCTGCCGCTGCTGGACAAGGTTCCGGCCGTGGCCGGCGTCGTCGGCCGGCCCAGACACCGGCCAGACGCACTCCTCGCCGACCGCGGCTACGACCACGACAAGTACCGCCGCCTGCTGCGACAGCGCGGGATCCGACCGGTCATCGCCGAACGAGGCGTCGAACACGGCTCCGGCCTGGGCGTCTTCCGCTACGTGATCGAGCGCACGATCGCCTGGCTGCACGGCTTCCGCCGACTGCGAATCCGCTGGGAACGACGCGACGACATCCACGAAGCCTTCCTCGGACTCGCCACCTGCCTCATCACCCACCGCCACGTCCAACGCCTTTGTTAG
- the trxA gene encoding thioredoxin: MPVTPITSMSQFHKVINDSKPAVIDFWATWCGPCRQISPVLESIAKEPENSGIDFYKVDVDDHQDIAQEVGIRAMPTFVVFKDGNKVDEMVGANPAGLKKLVQQGSAL; the protein is encoded by the coding sequence ATGCCCGTCACGCCCATCACGAGCATGAGCCAGTTCCACAAGGTCATCAACGACTCCAAGCCAGCCGTCATTGACTTCTGGGCCACCTGGTGTGGCCCTTGCAGGCAGATCAGTCCGGTGCTGGAGAGCATCGCGAAGGAACCAGAGAACTCTGGGATCGATTTCTACAAGGTGGATGTCGACGACCACCAGGACATCGCGCAGGAGGTCGGCATCAGGGCCATGCCGACCTTCGTGGTGTTCAAGGACGGGAACAAGGTCGACGAGATGGTCGGAGCCAACCCGGCGGGCCTGAAGAAGCTGGTCCAGCAGGGCAGCGCTCTGTGA
- a CDS encoding IS5 family transposase yields the protein MERTPYATDLSDEQWALIEPLVTAWKQERVARSATGDPGSCALREVVNALLYQNRTGCQWRLLPHDFPAWSAVFYYFTLWRQDGLDQRIQEILRCQVRERSRRLEDPSLVIIDTQSVRVAAGVPKETTGLDANKKTPGRKRGLAVDVLGLVIGVVILAASAHDNEAGIALLDQAAERCGMRLEKVLVDQGFKDAVIIHGAVKDITVEVVRRNPDDEGKGFVPQPKRWVVEQVNGTLMLQRRLARDYDHRPDNAASRVYWASTAGMLRRLTTPTPTWRDDVELAA from the coding sequence ATGGAACGGACGCCGTACGCAACCGACTTGTCCGACGAGCAGTGGGCGTTGATCGAGCCGCTGGTCACCGCGTGGAAGCAGGAGCGGGTGGCGCGGTCGGCGACCGGAGACCCGGGCTCCTGCGCCCTGCGCGAGGTCGTGAACGCGCTGCTTTACCAGAACCGGACGGGCTGTCAGTGGCGGCTTCTGCCGCACGACTTCCCGGCCTGGTCGGCAGTGTTCTACTACTTCACCCTGTGGCGCCAGGACGGCCTTGACCAGCGGATCCAGGAGATCCTGCGCTGCCAGGTGCGGGAACGGTCCAGACGATTAGAGGACCCGTCCCTGGTGATCATCGACACCCAGTCCGTCCGCGTGGCGGCCGGGGTGCCGAAGGAGACGACGGGACTGGACGCGAACAAGAAGACGCCCGGCAGGAAGCGGGGACTGGCCGTCGATGTGCTGGGCCTGGTCATCGGTGTGGTGATCCTCGCTGCGAGCGCGCACGACAACGAAGCCGGCATCGCCCTGCTGGACCAGGCGGCTGAGCGGTGTGGGATGCGCCTGGAGAAGGTCCTGGTCGACCAGGGCTTCAAGGACGCCGTGATCATCCACGGGGCGGTGAAGGACATCACCGTTGAGGTGGTCCGCCGCAACCCCGACGACGAGGGGAAAGGCTTCGTCCCGCAACCGAAGCGGTGGGTGGTCGAGCAGGTCAACGGCACCCTCATGCTGCAGCGGCGCCTCGCCCGCGACTACGACCACCGGCCCGACAACGCGGCCTCCCGCGTCTACTGGGCCTCCACCGCCGGCATGCTCCGCCGCCTCACCACCCCTACCCCCACCTGGCGGGACGACGTGGAGCTGGCCGCGTGA
- a CDS encoding IS5 family transposase (programmed frameshift), protein MTDLVERLVPEELWVLFRRVVPPTEVKRPQGGGRRRAGDREALAAMIFVATSGCTWRQLPPVFGPAWQTVYRRFAQWSRDRVWARLYRVMLDELGARGELDWSRCAIDSVSVRAAKGPLTGPNPTDRGKLGSKIHLITDRNGLPLSLGISGANMHDSLGLEPLVRGIPPIRSRRGPRRRRPAKLHADKGYDYDHLRRWLRSRGIGHRIARKGVESSQRLGRHRWVVERTVSWLAGCRRLHRRYERKAEHFLAFVGIAALRICFRRLTT, encoded by the exons ATGACGGATCTGGTGGAGCGGTTAGTGCCGGAGGAGTTGTGGGTGCTGTTCCGGCGTGTGGTGCCGCCGACTGAGGTGAAGCGCCCGCAGGGTGGGGGCCGCCGCCGGGCGGGTGACCGTGAGGCTCTGGCCGCGATGATCTTCGTGGCGACCTCGGGCTGCACCTGGCGGCAGTTGCCGCCGGTGTTCGGTCCGGCCTGGCAGACGGTCTACCGGCGGTTCGCTCAGTGGAGCCGGGACCGGGTCTGGGCCAGGTTGTATCGGGTCATGCTCGACGAACTCGGTGCCCGGGGTGAGCTTGACTGGTCGCGGTGCGCAATCGACTCGGTCAGTGTCCGGGCTGCAAAA GGGCCTTTGACGGGACCGAATCCGACCGATCGCGGCAAGCTGGGATCGAAGATCCACCTGATTACCGACCGTAACGGACTCCCACTGTCTCTGGGTATATCCGGTGCGAACATGCACGACAGCCTGGGCCTGGAACCGCTCGTGCGCGGCATCCCACCCATCCGCTCCCGTCGCGGCCCGCGTCGCCGACGCCCGGCGAAGCTGCACGCCGACAAGGGCTACGACTACGACCACTTGCGTCGGTGGCTCCGCAGCCGCGGCATCGGCCACCGTATCGCCCGCAAAGGGGTCGAGTCCTCACAGCGGCTCGGCCGTCACCGGTGGGTGGTCGAGAGGACCGTGTCCTGGCTGGCCGGCTGCCGACGGCTCCACCGACGCTACGAGCGCAAGGCCGAACACTTCCTCGCTTTCGTCGGCATAGCGGCACTCCGCATCTGCTTCCGTCGGCTGACTACCTGA
- a CDS encoding DUF3885 domain-containing protein yields the protein MIPSLWPDPGTAPAPEEPAAFLVEHEPPAAEAALGRREVDIAVTHSYSLLPHPVPAGCEHTALFDEPVHLVLHPADAAGYRLAPGSQADLRRLADAPWLLPGPETACHEMTQRACGAAGFVPRAAAVAGDFAVLTALVARRAGVALIPRMALPAPGPNLSIHPLRVPVHRSIHALRRRFYWWMSAGHHGRRWEPMARGRVRQVSGGVQADLTELWQQHWPDCPPVGYKLRDPYRDLWVRFHSLPESKRYAEVESEYGVVLERYNTVLDELFAGGDIYVITPVWATEAEVPPSQPGDGYWQTLLVEDDPDPEFRTYCHLFAARRPWRYGCLDEPLRDIADDKVAGVLITDTQMRRIYHPYDGGADVFLATPGERDRTRDRHADWLSSHPSGL from the coding sequence ATCATTCCCAGTCTCTGGCCCGATCCCGGCACGGCACCGGCCCCGGAAGAGCCCGCCGCGTTCCTGGTCGAACACGAACCCCCGGCGGCGGAGGCCGCCCTCGGCCGCCGGGAGGTCGACATCGCGGTCACCCACTCCTACAGCCTGCTTCCCCACCCGGTTCCCGCGGGTTGTGAACACACGGCACTGTTCGACGAACCCGTGCATCTCGTCCTGCACCCCGCCGACGCCGCCGGATACCGCCTCGCTCCCGGTTCGCAGGCGGACCTGCGCCGGTTAGCCGACGCCCCGTGGCTGCTTCCCGGCCCCGAGACGGCCTGCCACGAAATGACACAACGTGCGTGCGGCGCCGCCGGCTTCGTCCCGCGAGCCGCGGCGGTGGCGGGCGACTTCGCTGTTCTGACCGCCCTGGTCGCCCGCCGCGCAGGAGTCGCCCTCATTCCCCGCATGGCGCTGCCGGCCCCCGGACCGAACCTGAGCATCCACCCGCTGCGTGTGCCGGTCCACCGGAGCATCCATGCCCTAAGACGTCGTTTCTATTGGTGGATGAGTGCCGGGCATCATGGTCGTCGATGGGAACCGATGGCGAGAGGACGGGTGCGGCAAGTGTCTGGAGGCGTACAAGCGGATTTGACCGAGCTGTGGCAGCAGCACTGGCCCGACTGTCCTCCGGTCGGGTACAAGCTCCGCGACCCGTACCGGGATCTCTGGGTGCGCTTCCACAGCCTGCCGGAGTCGAAGCGATACGCAGAGGTTGAAAGCGAATACGGCGTCGTCCTGGAGCGGTACAACACCGTCCTTGATGAGTTGTTCGCCGGTGGGGATATCTACGTGATCACCCCGGTTTGGGCGACCGAAGCCGAGGTTCCGCCATCCCAGCCAGGCGATGGCTACTGGCAGACCCTGCTGGTGGAGGACGATCCAGACCCGGAGTTCCGTACCTACTGCCACCTCTTCGCCGCCCGCCGACCCTGGCGATATGGCTGCCTCGACGAGCCGCTCCGTGACATCGCTGACGACAAGGTGGCGGGAGTCCTCATCACCGACACCCAGATGCGACGCATCTACCACCCCTACGACGGCGGCGCCGATGTCTTCCTTGCTACGCCCGGGGAACGGGATCGGACGCGCGATCGGCATGCCGACTGGCTTTCCAGCCACCCGTCGGGTCTCTGA
- a CDS encoding DMT family transporter — MCVIHETLPRVGEVQSPGCGGNRAVRGELGQHTESTDIQQERHHLTIKPLLHRYTGLEVAAYAMWTGTALLVPFSPGAVRAVLDAPAGATAALVFLGLLPSAAGFVIWGYAVARLSVTVATAALCLVPAVTLAASYLWLGEQARPIAILGGLITIAGLILLNKRRRSTKHIPAPYPSPTIPSRHHS; from the coding sequence ATGTGCGTGATCCACGAGACGTTGCCCCGCGTCGGTGAGGTGCAGAGCCCAGGCTGCGGCGGCAATCGTGCCGTGCGAGGCGAACTCGGCCAGCACACGGAGTCGACGGACATCCAACAAGAAAGACACCACCTGACGATCAAGCCCTTGCTGCACCGTTACACCGGGCTCGAAGTCGCCGCCTACGCGATGTGGACCGGAACCGCTCTTCTCGTCCCTTTCTCCCCCGGGGCCGTCCGGGCCGTGCTCGATGCCCCGGCCGGTGCGACCGCGGCGCTGGTCTTCCTCGGCCTTCTGCCCTCGGCCGCCGGGTTCGTCATCTGGGGCTACGCCGTCGCCCGGCTCAGCGTCACCGTCGCCACCGCCGCGCTCTGCCTCGTCCCCGCGGTCACACTCGCCGCCTCCTACCTCTGGCTCGGCGAGCAAGCACGGCCCATTGCGATTCTCGGCGGGCTCATCACCATCGCCGGCCTCATCCTTCTCAACAAACGCCGTAGATCCACCAAGCACATCCCAGCCCCGTACCCGTCACCTACCATCCCCTCGCGCCACCACTCCTGA